From a single Nicotiana tabacum cultivar K326 chromosome 8, ASM71507v2, whole genome shotgun sequence genomic region:
- the LOC107759990 gene encoding grpE protein homolog 2, mitochondrial isoform X3: MLVSRISSRFPRAILNQCRSSVLLYSREQQRKQHVPVLASQFHSLRDFKEKVSLFHESALQRFGISSSASPQPNKKETSQSQSDPGSTKVKGDCEASVSADSQVQDEKDESEDLSRDDLVKLVAEKEELLKIKDDEFQKMQDKVLRTYAEMENVTNRTKREAENSKKFAIQNFVKALLDVSDNLGRASSVVKESFSKIDESKDTAGAVPLLKTLLEGVEITDKQLAEVFKKFGVGKYDPTNEQFDPNKHNAIFQVPDPKKAPGMVAVCLKSGYTLHERIIRPAEVGVTVAVESTQADQSTES; the protein is encoded by the exons ATGTTGGTGAGCAGAATTTCATCTCGGTTCCCGAGAGCCATATTAAATCAGTGCCGCAGCTCGGTGCTCCTTTATTCTCGAGAACAGCAACGGAAACAGCACGTTCCCGTTCTTGCATCTCAGTTCCACTCACTTCGTGATTTTAAAgaaaag GTATCTCTATTCCATGAATCTGCCTTGCAACGATTTGGAATTTCATCCTCTGCATCTCCCCAACCTAATAAAAAAGAGACATCTCAGTCTCAAAGTGACCCAGGAAGCACAAAAGTGAAGGGAGATTGTGAAGCTTCAGTTTCTGCTGATTCTCAGGTTCAAGATGAGAAGGATGAATCAG AGGACCTTTCTAGGGATGACTTGGTGAAACTTGTGGCTGAGAAGGAAGAACTCCTAAAGATTAAAGATGATGAGTTTCAGAAAATGCAGGACAAAGTTCTTCGCACTTATGCAGAGATGGAGAATGTCACGAACAGAACTAAACGGGAAGCAGAAAACTCCAAGAAGTTTGCCATTCAA AATTTCGTGAAAGCGCTTCTAGATGTTTCTGATAATTTGGGTCGGGCTTCTTCTGTTGTAAAAGAGAGCTTCTCCAAAATTGATGAATCTAAGGATACTGCAGGAGCTGTGCCACTTCTGAAAACACTACTGGAAGGTGTTGAAATAACTGATAAACAGCTTGCCGAG GTATTCAAAAAATTTGGTGTCGGAAAGTATGATCCTACAAATGAACAATTTGATCCAAATAAGCATAATGCAATATTCCAAGTACCCGATCCTAAGAAGGCTCCTGGCATGGTAGCAGTTTGTCTCAAG TCGGGGTACACCTTACATGAGCGAATCATTCGGCCAGCTGAAGTTGGTGTGACAGTAGCAGTGGAGAGTACACAGGCGGATCAAAGCACTGAATCTTAA
- the LOC107759990 gene encoding grpE protein homolog 2, mitochondrial isoform X2, whose product MLVSRISSRFPRAILNQCRSSVLLYSREQQRKQHVPVLASQFHSLRDFKEKVSLFHESALQRFGISSSASPQPNKKETSQSQSDPGSTKVKGDCEASVSADSQVQDEKDESGSDMASNNNMNENVKRRRRRTKQTVSSDSDSDLDTEDLSRDDLVKLVAEKEELLKIKDDEFQKMQDKVLRTYAEMENVTNRTKREAENSKKFAIQNFVKALLDVSDNLGRASSVVKESFSKIDESKDTAGAVPLLKTLLEGVEITDKQLAEVFKKFGVGKYDPTNEQFDPNKHNAIFQVPDPKKAPGMVAVCLKVSC is encoded by the exons ATGTTGGTGAGCAGAATTTCATCTCGGTTCCCGAGAGCCATATTAAATCAGTGCCGCAGCTCGGTGCTCCTTTATTCTCGAGAACAGCAACGGAAACAGCACGTTCCCGTTCTTGCATCTCAGTTCCACTCACTTCGTGATTTTAAAgaaaag GTATCTCTATTCCATGAATCTGCCTTGCAACGATTTGGAATTTCATCCTCTGCATCTCCCCAACCTAATAAAAAAGAGACATCTCAGTCTCAAAGTGACCCAGGAAGCACAAAAGTGAAGGGAGATTGTGAAGCTTCAGTTTCTGCTGATTCTCAGGTTCAAGATGAGAAGGATGAATCAGGTTCTGATATGGCATCCAATAATAACATGAATGAAAATGTCAAACGAAGGAGAAGACGTACTAAACAAACTGTGTCTTCTGATTCTGATTCTGATTTGGATACAGAGGACCTTTCTAGGGATGACTTGGTGAAACTTGTGGCTGAGAAGGAAGAACTCCTAAAGATTAAAGATGATGAGTTTCAGAAAATGCAGGACAAAGTTCTTCGCACTTATGCAGAGATGGAGAATGTCACGAACAGAACTAAACGGGAAGCAGAAAACTCCAAGAAGTTTGCCATTCAA AATTTCGTGAAAGCGCTTCTAGATGTTTCTGATAATTTGGGTCGGGCTTCTTCTGTTGTAAAAGAGAGCTTCTCCAAAATTGATGAATCTAAGGATACTGCAGGAGCTGTGCCACTTCTGAAAACACTACTGGAAGGTGTTGAAATAACTGATAAACAGCTTGCCGAG GTATTCAAAAAATTTGGTGTCGGAAAGTATGATCCTACAAATGAACAATTTGATCCAAATAAGCATAATGCAATATTCCAAGTACCCGATCCTAAGAAGGCTCCTGGCATGGTAGCAGTTTGTCTCAAGGTATCTTGTTAG
- the LOC107759990 gene encoding grpE protein homolog 2, mitochondrial isoform X1 — protein MLVSRISSRFPRAILNQCRSSVLLYSREQQRKQHVPVLASQFHSLRDFKEKVSLFHESALQRFGISSSASPQPNKKETSQSQSDPGSTKVKGDCEASVSADSQVQDEKDESGSDMASNNNMNENVKRRRRRTKQTVSSDSDSDLDTEDLSRDDLVKLVAEKEELLKIKDDEFQKMQDKVLRTYAEMENVTNRTKREAENSKKFAIQNFVKALLDVSDNLGRASSVVKESFSKIDESKDTAGAVPLLKTLLEGVEITDKQLAEVFKKFGVGKYDPTNEQFDPNKHNAIFQVPDPKKAPGMVAVCLKSGYTLHERIIRPAEVGVTVAVESTQADQSTES, from the exons ATGTTGGTGAGCAGAATTTCATCTCGGTTCCCGAGAGCCATATTAAATCAGTGCCGCAGCTCGGTGCTCCTTTATTCTCGAGAACAGCAACGGAAACAGCACGTTCCCGTTCTTGCATCTCAGTTCCACTCACTTCGTGATTTTAAAgaaaag GTATCTCTATTCCATGAATCTGCCTTGCAACGATTTGGAATTTCATCCTCTGCATCTCCCCAACCTAATAAAAAAGAGACATCTCAGTCTCAAAGTGACCCAGGAAGCACAAAAGTGAAGGGAGATTGTGAAGCTTCAGTTTCTGCTGATTCTCAGGTTCAAGATGAGAAGGATGAATCAGGTTCTGATATGGCATCCAATAATAACATGAATGAAAATGTCAAACGAAGGAGAAGACGTACTAAACAAACTGTGTCTTCTGATTCTGATTCTGATTTGGATACAGAGGACCTTTCTAGGGATGACTTGGTGAAACTTGTGGCTGAGAAGGAAGAACTCCTAAAGATTAAAGATGATGAGTTTCAGAAAATGCAGGACAAAGTTCTTCGCACTTATGCAGAGATGGAGAATGTCACGAACAGAACTAAACGGGAAGCAGAAAACTCCAAGAAGTTTGCCATTCAA AATTTCGTGAAAGCGCTTCTAGATGTTTCTGATAATTTGGGTCGGGCTTCTTCTGTTGTAAAAGAGAGCTTCTCCAAAATTGATGAATCTAAGGATACTGCAGGAGCTGTGCCACTTCTGAAAACACTACTGGAAGGTGTTGAAATAACTGATAAACAGCTTGCCGAG GTATTCAAAAAATTTGGTGTCGGAAAGTATGATCCTACAAATGAACAATTTGATCCAAATAAGCATAATGCAATATTCCAAGTACCCGATCCTAAGAAGGCTCCTGGCATGGTAGCAGTTTGTCTCAAG TCGGGGTACACCTTACATGAGCGAATCATTCGGCCAGCTGAAGTTGGTGTGACAGTAGCAGTGGAGAGTACACAGGCGGATCAAAGCACTGAATCTTAA